GGCGATAGAAGCTTCATACTCCTCCAGCACATACGATTGTTCTCTACTGGAATGACACACTCGACACGATATATCGGCTTGCTGTTTGCTGCGCTTGCACTCATCTGGGGACTCTCCTTTGTGGCGATCAAGACTGGTCTCGAAAGCGTCCCGCCGGTGCTGCTGGCAGCTGTCCGACACGACATCGCTGCAGTCGTCCTGCTTGGCTATGCCCTCTGGCGAGGCCGGTCACTGCGCCCACAGACCCGCGATGACTGGTCGCTGATTCTCATCGGCGGGACTGTCCTCATCGGTGCACACTTCGCGCTCCTGTTTCTTGGACAGCAGTACGTCCCGAGTTCCTTCGGCGCAATCCTGCTCAGTCTCACGCCGGTTGTGACGCCGGCGTTCGCATCGACACTGATTCCGAGCTACAGGGCTCGACCGCACGAACTCATCGGCACCGTCTGTGGGTTCATCGGTGTGGTTATTATTGCGAACCCCACACCGGGAGCGGTCGGCGGCCGCCTGCTCGGCGTCGCCCTCCTCATCAGTTCCGCTGTCGCCTTCGCTGTCGGTGCAGTCCTGACCGAACGCTACACCAGTTCGCTCCCGCTCGTGAGCCTGCAGGCCTGGATGACGCTGCTCGGTGCGGGCATCCTGCACGCCGTCAGCGCGGGGCTGCCCTCGGAGCAACTCGGAACCGTCACTGTTGGGCTTGAACAGCTAGCTGCGATCGCGTATCTCGGTATCGTCGCCAGCGCAATCGGGTTCCTCCTCTACTTCCGACTGATCAGCACGGTGGGGGCCGCTGAAACCAGCCTGGTCTCCTACGTGGTACCAGCAGTAACGGCCATCAGCGGCTGGCTCCTGCTTGGTGAAACACTCGGCCCGGTGACCGTCGCCGGCTTCGCCGTAATCGTGGTCGGCTTCGCGTGGGTGAAAGCCGACGTACTCCGGTCGCTACGCCGTCGCCGGACAGACTCGCCGTCGTACCGACCGTACGGGCCACAGGACGACTGTGTCGTCGTCAGCGGGAACGCGTACACGACACGAGAGTGATGCCCTGATAGCATGGGCGTCAGGCCTTAGCCGCTGTCACCCATTGTAACGGTATGACTTCCCACCCTGGGTTCCACTCGCTACACGACGAGACGGCGGCATCCATCTCCGTGACCGGTGACCTCCCGGACTGGCTCCGTGGCAGTCTCATCCGGAACGGACCCGGCGCGTTCTCCCTCCCAAACGGTAGCAGTGTCGACCACTGGTTCGACGGGTTCGCGATGCTGTACCGGTTCACCTTTGACCCCGACAGTGACGCCGTGTACTATCGGAACCGCTTCCTCCGGACGGACGCGTACGAGGCGGCGACGAGCGGCGAGTTCGAAGGCGGCTTTGCGACCGGCGAGACGACGCT
The Haloarcula marismortui ATCC 43049 DNA segment above includes these coding regions:
- a CDS encoding DMT family transporter is translated as MTHSTRYIGLLFAALALIWGLSFVAIKTGLESVPPVLLAAVRHDIAAVVLLGYALWRGRSLRPQTRDDWSLILIGGTVLIGAHFALLFLGQQYVPSSFGAILLSLTPVVTPAFASTLIPSYRARPHELIGTVCGFIGVVIIANPTPGAVGGRLLGVALLISSAVAFAVGAVLTERYTSSLPLVSLQAWMTLLGAGILHAVSAGLPSEQLGTVTVGLEQLAAIAYLGIVASAIGFLLYFRLISTVGAAETSLVSYVVPAVTAISGWLLLGETLGPVTVAGFAVIVVGFAWVKADVLRSLRRRRTDSPSYRPYGPQDDCVVVSGNAYTTRE